The following proteins are encoded in a genomic region of Aquella oligotrophica:
- the pulA gene encoding type I pullulanase, producing MDDSDKITAYLSHEPLIGTQFELFIDSIKQDGVIAIIKYERKQVIFTNLPSSVNSQQLIEIRATNTFLPTRVILRDYLNRYSYSGNDMGVRFFSHNISFKLWAPTAIRVELLLFKNWDSPTGEFSHKFNLEYDVRSGVHSTIIERKLEHFFYLYKLHFHDIDQNGKQSTRITFAVDPYATAIGLNGNKGYLIDINARATMTSGWLSDCRPYLAQKEDSIIYELHIRDFTIMPESGVKEEYRGKFMGMSQSGTHISSGNGNVATGVDSLVELGVTHVHLLPFFDFATVDESRLTDPDNRNWGYDPKNFNAPDGSYSVDPYDPSLRIKEVRSMIHSLHQKGIRVIMDMVYNHMYDTKNMDNIVPGYYFRTDSLGKFTNGSGCGNELATERPMVSKFVVDSVLHWVKNYNIDGVRFDLMELIDFDTIQKIVKVLHDIDPTILVYGEPWKGGDSPLSNGTYRGRQRNRDFAIFNDIFRNAIRGSNDPGIGYVNGDPHSADKTWAVVEGLKGSIYSLTFKPSESINYVDAHDNYTLWDHIEKSQNHNLVNGKYRLGLPQNIFESSLVRQNLLAMAIILTAQGIPFIHGGAEILRTKNGDHNSYQSGDIVNAFYWQDKVRFKSVFDYIRGLIKLRKEHPAFRITDRRSIEDHVNVFIAKNDRSGVIVSHFKDHVNNDSWKDIVVIYNASAIDNYPVNDLLPPLGNHQLWHMVVNHEEAGTTSIGSYLPSEVPLMKSYSIMVLHSYSRE from the coding sequence ATGGATGATAGTGACAAAATTACGGCATATCTTTCCCATGAGCCATTAATTGGAACGCAATTTGAACTATTTATTGATAGCATTAAGCAAGATGGGGTGATTGCTATCATAAAATATGAGCGTAAGCAGGTAATTTTTACTAACCTTCCTTCTTCAGTAAATTCTCAGCAGTTAATTGAAATTCGGGCAACTAATACATTTCTTCCTACTAGAGTTATTTTGCGTGATTACTTAAATCGCTATTCTTACTCAGGAAATGATATGGGGGTTAGATTTTTCTCACATAATATTTCTTTTAAACTCTGGGCGCCAACAGCGATAAGAGTGGAATTGCTATTATTCAAAAATTGGGACAGCCCTACAGGAGAGTTTAGCCATAAGTTTAATCTTGAGTATGATGTGAGAAGTGGGGTTCATTCAACGATAATTGAACGTAAACTGGAACATTTTTTTTATTTGTATAAGCTTCATTTTCACGACATTGATCAGAATGGTAAGCAAAGTACTAGAATTACCTTTGCAGTTGATCCGTATGCAACGGCTATAGGCTTAAATGGCAATAAGGGGTATTTGATTGATATAAATGCTAGGGCAACTATGACTAGTGGTTGGCTTAGTGACTGTCGTCCTTATCTTGCACAAAAAGAAGATAGCATCATTTATGAGCTTCATATTCGCGATTTTACGATTATGCCTGAGAGTGGAGTAAAAGAAGAATATCGTGGTAAATTTATGGGGATGTCCCAGTCTGGAACTCATATTTCATCAGGTAATGGCAATGTTGCAACAGGTGTGGATAGTTTGGTTGAATTAGGGGTAACCCATGTTCATTTATTGCCTTTTTTTGATTTTGCAACTGTTGATGAAAGTCGGTTAACCGACCCTGATAATCGAAACTGGGGATATGACCCCAAAAATTTTAATGCTCCAGATGGCAGTTACTCTGTTGATCCCTATGACCCAAGCCTCAGAATCAAAGAAGTTCGAAGTATGATTCATAGTCTTCACCAAAAAGGAATTAGAGTTATTATGGATATGGTTTATAACCATATGTATGATACCAAAAATATGGATAATATTGTTCCTGGGTATTATTTTCGGACAGATTCATTAGGGAAATTTACTAATGGTTCGGGCTGTGGTAATGAGCTTGCTACCGAGCGACCTATGGTCAGTAAATTTGTTGTTGATTCGGTGTTACATTGGGTAAAGAACTATAATATTGATGGTGTTCGTTTTGATTTAATGGAATTAATCGATTTTGATACCATCCAAAAAATTGTTAAAGTTTTACATGATATCGATCCGACCATCCTTGTCTATGGTGAACCTTGGAAAGGAGGTGATTCTCCTTTGTCAAATGGGACTTATCGAGGACGCCAGCGAAATAGGGATTTTGCAATATTTAATGATATTTTTCGTAATGCAATTAGAGGGAGTAATGATCCGGGGATTGGTTATGTTAATGGAGACCCACATAGTGCCGATAAAACTTGGGCAGTGGTTGAAGGATTAAAAGGCTCGATTTATAGCTTGACTTTTAAACCATCTGAAAGTATAAATTATGTAGATGCACATGACAATTACACTCTTTGGGATCATATAGAAAAAAGTCAGAACCACAATTTAGTAAATGGTAAATATCGCTTAGGTTTGCCACAAAATATTTTTGAAAGTAGCCTTGTTCGCCAGAATCTTTTGGCGATGGCTATTATACTGACAGCACAGGGAATACCGTTTATTCATGGTGGTGCAGAGATTTTAAGGACAAAAAATGGTGATCATAATAGTTACCAAAGTGGTGATATAGTTAATGCCTTTTACTGGCAGGATAAGGTCAGATTCAAGTCAGTATTTGACTATATCCGGGGGCTTATAAAATTGCGTAAGGAACACCCGGCATTCCGAATAACTGATAGGCGATCAATCGAAGATCATGTAAATGTGTTTATTGCAAAAAATGATCGTTCTGGTGTTATTGTCAGTCATTTTAAGGATCATGTTAATAATGACTCATGGAAAGATATAGTGGTAATTTATAATGCTTCAGCAATTGATAATTATCCGGTAAATGATTTATTGCCTCCTTTAGGAAATCATCAGCTATGGCATATGGTTGTAAATCATGAGGAAGCAGGAACTACCTCTATTGGTAGCTATTTACCATCCGAAGTTCCTTTGATGAAGTCATACTCTATTATGGTTTTACATAGTTATAGCCGTGAATAG